The sequence GCCGCCCATCACGCCGCCTCGGCCGCGCACGACCGCGTCCGCGAACTCGCCGCCCTCCAGCGCCGGTACGCCGAGGCCCGCGCCCGCGCCGACGCGCTCGCCGCGCGCGAGCCCGCGCACCGCGCGGACCTCGACCGGCTCGACGCCGCGCGCCGCGCCGGGACCGTCGCCCCCGCGCTCGACCTGCGCGCCGCGGCGGCCACCGCCCACGCCGAAGCGCTCGCCGCCGAGCGCCGCCTGCGCGCGACCCTGCCGCCCGAGCACGCCGAGGCCGATGCGGCGGGCCTCGCCGAGGCCGCCCGGCGGCAGGACGAAGCACGCGGCGCGCTCGCCTCCGCCCGCCGCGCCGAGGAACGTCTCCGGGAACTCGTACGGGAACGCGACGCCGTGGACCGCGAGGACCGCGCCGACGCGCAGGCCCGTGCCGAGGACGAGCAGTGGCTCGACGCCTGGCCCGAGCGCCGCGCGGAGCTGCGCGCCCGCGTCGCCGGGGCCCGGGACGCGGCCACCCGCGCCGCCGAACTCACCGGGCGCGCCGAGCCCGTGGCGCGCCGTCTCGCCGCCGCCCGCCGGTACGGGGAACTGGCGGCGGAGCACGCGCGGGCCGAGACCGCCGAGGCGGAGGCCCGCGCCCGCCGCGACGCGTGCCGCGCCGCCTGGCTCGACGCGCGCGAGGCCCGCCTCGACGGCATCGCCGCCGAACTCGCGGCGCAGCTCGCCCCCGGCGCCCCCTGCGCCGTGTGCGGGGCCACGGAGCACCCCGCGCCCGCCGGGCGCGCCGCACGGCACACCGACCGGGCCGCCGAGGACGCCGCCGAGACCGCCTACCGCCGCGCGGAGACGGCCGCGAGCGAGGCCACCGCCCACGCCCGGACGCTCGCCGCACAGCGCGACGCCGCGGCCGAGGCGGCGGGCGACGCGCCCCTCGCCGCCCTCGCCGCCGAGAAGTCCGCGCTCGACCGCGACCTCGCCGCGGCGCACGCCGAGGCCGCCCGCCTCACCGAGGCCCTGCACGCCGAGGAGCGCGCCGAGCGCGAGCACACCCGCCGCACCGGGGCGCGCGAGGCGGCGGTCACGCGCGCCGCGGCCCGGACGAGCGCGCGCGAAGCGCTCGACGCAGAGGAGGGCCGGCTCCGCGCGGAGGCCGCCGAGGCGCGGGGCAACTTCGCGAGCGTCGCCGACCGCGCCCGCCACCTCGAAGGACGCGCACGCCTCCTCGCCGGGGCCGCCGAAGCGGTACGCTCCGTCGCCACGACGGCCGACCGGCTCAAGGAGGCCGACGCGCGCCTCGCCGACGCCGCCTTCACCGCCCGCTTCGACACCCCCGCCCGGGCCGCGGCGGCGAGGCTCCCCGAGCCCGAGGCCCGTGAGCTGCGCGCACGCACCGAGGCCCACGCCCGCGAGGCCCACACCGTCCACCTCGCGCTCGCCGAACACGCCGTCGCCGAAGCCGCCGCGCAGCCGCCCGCCGCGCCCGGCCCGGCGGCGGCCCACGCCCGCGCGGCCGAGGCGGCGGCCCGTACCGCCGCGTCCGCGCACGACGCCGCCCGGACCCGTGCCACCGCGCTCCGGAGCCTCTCCGCCACGCTCGCGGCGCGCGTCGGGGAACTCGGCCCGCTGCGCGCCCGGCACGCGCTCGTGAGCGGACTCGCCGACCTCGCCACGGGGAGCGCGAAGCGCAACGAGCGGAAGATGCGCCTGGAGTCGTACGTGCTCGCCGCGCGCCTGGAGCAGATCGCGGCGGCGGCGACGACGCGCCTCGCCCGTATGTCGCAGGGCCGCTACACGCTCGTCCACTCCGACGACCGCGCGGCGCGCGGCAAGCTCTCCGGGCTCGGCCTGCACGTCGTCGACGCGTGGACCGGGCGCGAGCGCGACACCGCGAGCCTGTCGGGCGGCGAGACCTTCTACGTGTCGCTCGCCCTCGCGCTCGGGCTCGCGGACGTGGTCACCGACGAGGCGGGCGGGGTGCGGCTCGACACGCTCTTCATCGACGAGGGCTTCGGGAGCCTCGACGAGCAGACTCTCGACGAGGTCATGGACGTCCTCGACGGACTGCGCGAGCGCGAGCGCTGCGTCGGCATCGTGAGCCACGTCGGCGAACTGCGCCGCCGCGTGCCCGCGCAACTGGAGGTCGTCAAGGGCCGGGCGGGCTCGGCGGTGCGGGAGCGGGGATTCTGAGGACCCGCCGCACGGCACCGCTCACCCCTCCGGGGCCCGCAGCGCCCGGCCCGGCAGGGGCGAGGAGTAGA comes from Streptomyces sp. Tu6071 and encodes:
- a CDS encoding AAA family ATPase, which produces MRLHRLTVTAFGPFAGTQTVDFDRLAEAGLFLLHGATGAGKTSLLDAVCYALYGVVPGHRQGVSAQGEKLRSDHAAPGTRTSVTLDFTVSGRRLEITRQPPFVRAKKRGTGTTTEKALTTLRAHDPARGWTGLSRTHQEIGEEIRQLLGLSSEQFCQVVLLPQGQFARFLGADTADRALLLRQLFDTRRFFEIETHLRERKAETDEAVRHADSDLLALHHRIAQAAAPPRDEAPGQPPAAGDPALPEFVLTHAALARAHARELLDIARLRHQGAEAAHHAASAAHDRVRELAALQRRYAEARARADALAAREPAHRADLDRLDAARRAGTVAPALDLRAAAATAHAEALAAERRLRATLPPEHAEADAAGLAEAARRQDEARGALASARRAEERLRELVRERDAVDREDRADAQARAEDEQWLDAWPERRAELRARVAGARDAATRAAELTGRAEPVARRLAAARRYGELAAEHARAETAEAEARARRDACRAAWLDAREARLDGIAAELAAQLAPGAPCAVCGATEHPAPAGRAARHTDRAAEDAAETAYRRAETAASEATAHARTLAAQRDAAAEAAGDAPLAALAAEKSALDRDLAAAHAEAARLTEALHAEERAEREHTRRTGAREAAVTRAAARTSAREALDAEEGRLRAEAAEARGNFASVADRARHLEGRARLLAGAAEAVRSVATTADRLKEADARLADAAFTARFDTPARAAAARLPEPEARELRARTEAHAREAHTVHLALAEHAVAEAAAQPPAAPGPAAAHARAAEAAARTAASAHDAARTRATALRSLSATLAARVGELGPLRARHALVSGLADLATGSAKRNERKMRLESYVLAARLEQIAAAATTRLARMSQGRYTLVHSDDRAARGKLSGLGLHVVDAWTGRERDTASLSGGETFYVSLALALGLADVVTDEAGGVRLDTLFIDEGFGSLDEQTLDEVMDVLDGLRERERCVGIVSHVGELRRRVPAQLEVVKGRAGSAVRERGF